In a genomic window of Quercus lobata isolate SW786 chromosome 4, ValleyOak3.0 Primary Assembly, whole genome shotgun sequence:
- the LOC115983289 gene encoding receptor-like protein 13 — protein sequence MPYLKTKSTNMKDWNPTGDFMIDVSETDEAEFTTKNRIDSYHGDILNYMVGIDLSCNKLVGEIPPQLGMMSTIRAMNLSHNSLTGPIPTTFSNLKLMESLDLSYNNLSGKIPPELTEITYLEVFSVAHNNLSGTTPERKNQFGTFDESSYEGNPLLCGPPLHDCTKIGPPSTMLVDHDGEDGGSFIDMAVFYISFVVVYITVLLGLVAVLYINPYWRRAWFNFIEVCVDNCYCFVVVHYRKLFNFRLA from the coding sequence ATGCCATACTTGAAgacaaaatcaacaaatatgAAAGACTGGAATCCTACGGGTGATTTTATGATAGATGTCAGTGAGACAGATGAAGCAGAGTTCACAACAAAGAATAGAATTGACTCCTATCATGGAGACATTCTCAACTATATGGTTGGAATTGACCTCTCATGCAACAAGTTAGTAGGTGAAATCCCACCTCAACTTGGAATGATGAGCACCATCCGGGCAATGAACTTATCACACAACAGTCTAACTGGACCAATCCCTACAACATTCTCAAACTTGAAGCTGATGGAGAGTTTGGATCTTTCCTATAACAATTTAAGTGGTAAAATTCCACCTGAATTGACTGAAATTACCTATCTAGAAGTCTTCAGTGTGGCACATAATAACTTATCAGGTACAACAccagaaagaaaaaatcaattcGGGACTTTTGATGAAAGTAGTTATGAGGGTAACCCTCTTTTGTGTGGACCTCCATTACATGATTGCACCAAAATTGGACCTCCTTCTACAATGCTAGTGGATCATGATGGGGAAGATGGGGGTAGTTTCATTGACATGGCTGTCTTCTACATAAGCTTTGTGGTGGTTTACATAACAGTGTTGTTGGGACTTGTTGCAGTTCTCTACATAAATCCTTACTGGCGTAGGGCGTGGTTTAACTTCATTGAGGTGTGCGTTGACAATTGCTACTGTTTTGTTGTGGTTCATTACCGTAAGTTGTTCAATTTCAGGCTTGCATAG
- the LOC115987569 gene encoding receptor-like protein 13 — protein MELQGRYWWWPVVLVLVHFGMNGCFGCWEQERIALLELKASIVNYTDEYYFPHWDSVDKESDCCEWEKVKCDITISRVIKLALNNTIYWSGESGGGWYFNASLYLPFEEFQYLDLSSNSILGWIPNEGFERFFTLGKLEVLHLGDNSFNNSILQSFSGTIASLKELHLDFNILNGSIHIQDFKAFNNLEELYLGGNYINDFVTTEDSNSLSKLQVLDLSDNNFNARILESVVAFPSLKILNIGENNLEGSYTTKELGALNNLEQLYLDGSSIDNSFLHKVGVMNSLEVLSVRNCNLNGSLPAQGWCELRKLQEIDLSYNNFEGILPSCMANLTSLRVLDLSNNHFTGNIVHSPLPSLTSLRVLDLSNNHFTGNIVHSPLPSLTSLEHLSLSNNDFLIPATMSTFSNLSKLKDLLGDNNKIAFEPDSHTWIPTFQLQFLSLSNGHNVNGTTPRFLHYQYELVVIDLSHNNLFGKFPTWLLEISTKLESLFLNNNSFTGPFMLPYDICHNIRNLDISDNHLQGPIPINFGLIFPSLEYLNMSKNAFQGSIPSSFGKLVFLQFLDLSENHL, from the exons atggaGTTGCAGGGACGTTATTGGTGGTGGCCGGTGGTGTTAGTTTTGGTTCATTTTGGTATGAATGGGTGCTTTGGTTGCTGGGAGCAAGAGAGAATTGCTCTCTTGGAACTTAAAGCTTCCATTGTCAACTACACCGATGAATATTATTTTCCTCATTGGGACTCAGTCGACAAAGAGAGTGATTGCTGTGAGTGGGAAAAAGTCAAGTGCGACATCACTATTAGCCGTGTAATCAAACTTGCTCTTAATAATACGATTTATTGGAGTGGAGAAAGTGGGGGAGGTTGGTACTTTAATGCCTCTCTGTATCTTCCATTTGAAGAGTTCCAGTACCTCGATTTGAGTTCAAATTCCATTCTTGGATGGATCCCAAATGAAG GTTTTGAAAGATTCTTTACGTTGGGCAAGCTGGAAGTGCTTCACTTGGGTGATAATAGTTTTAATAACAGCATTTTACAATCCTTTAGTGGTACTATTGCTTCGCTCAAGGAACTACATTTGGATTTCAACATTTTGAATGGATCAATCCACATCCAAG ACTTCAAAGCATTTAACAACTTGGAGGAGCTCTACTTGGGCGGAAATTATATCAATGATTTTGTGACAACGGAAG ATTCAAACAGCTTAAGTAAGTTGCAAGTCCTAGATTTGAGTGACAACAATTTTAATGCACGAATTCTTGAGTCAGTAGTTGCCTTCCCATCGTTGAAGATATTAAACATTGGAGAAAACAATTTGGAAGGATCGTATACTACTAAAG agttAGGTGCACTAAACAACCTAGAGCAGCTGTACTTGGATGGTTCATCAATTGATAACAGCTTCCTTCACAAAGTTGGAGTTATGAATTCTCTTGAAGTATTGTCAGTGCGAAACTGTAATCTCAACGGTAGCTTACCTGCACAAG GCTGGTGTGAACTTAGGAAGCTCCAAGAGATAGACCTCAGCTACAATAATTTTGAAGGGATACTACCTTCATGTATGGCAAACTTGACATCACTTCGAGTATTGGATCTCTCTAACAATCACTTCACCGGGAACATTGTCCACTCCCCACTACCAAGTTTGACATCACTTCGAGTATTGGATCTCTCTAACAATCACTTCACCGGGAACATTGTCCACTCCCCACTACCAAGTTTGACATCACTTGAGCACCTCTCTCTGTCAAATAACGACTTCTTGATCCCAGCCACAATGTCCACCTTTTCTAACCTCTCAAAACTTAAGGACTTATTAGgtgataacaataaaattgcaTTTGAACCTGACTCTCATACTTGGATTCCAACCTTCCAATTACAGTTTTTGAGTCTTTCTAACGGACACAATGTCAATGGCACAACTCCTAGATTTCTTCATTACCAATATGAGTTGGTAGTGATTGATCTCTCTCACAATAATTTGTTCGGAAAGTTTCCCACTTGGTTGCTAGAAATCAGTACAAAATTGGAGTCCCTTTTCTTAAATAATAACTCTTTCACGGGGCCTTTCATGCTGCCATATGACATTTGTCACAACATTAGGAACCTAGATATTTCAGATAATCACTTACAGGGTCCAATCCCcataaattttggtttaatttttccAAGTTTAGAATATTTAAACATGTCTAAAAATGCATTTCAAGGTAGTATACCTTCTTCTTTTGGGAAATTGGTTTTCTTACAATTTCTAGACTTGTCTGAGAATCATTTATAA